A genomic window from Silene latifolia isolate original U9 population chromosome Y, ASM4854445v1, whole genome shotgun sequence includes:
- the LOC141631086 gene encoding uncharacterized protein LOC141631086, whose protein sequence is MTTVASSSSRTSHLGLPYFCGVDSVGRSGGLPLRWDDSVVLTTLCLDSHYILCKLAFTRPPCKNYVMFVIFIYGEGRFEYQQSMWNRITSLISGITPLLLIGDFNQVELFSDKLQGTSSIRGQRDFTTCKIANGLADLPFFGPRFTWMNSQLNTNIIMERLDRAYANQDLFHLFPSASVTHLPILVSDHAPIILTLFPVSTLRRRPYRIDNWCLSFPEVQKLVTTAWDTPFYGSSIFVLSEVDLDLTASQIVDDQSATTFLQLRSSRLQLLRTQRQYWVQRSKLTSEVLDGFPTHFLYNRVKQRATKHHILALCSANGNWLHSSDSITSEILTYFKNLLRRDTTQDSAAPLGFIHPLLSGLNLPKLGPVECSMLQAPFSEQDILHALPGMDGSKSPGPDGITPIFFHIFLPQIGHLVTLAILRFLNSGVMLKEWNNTLIVLIPKVDKPELISQYRPISLCNVVYCLASKCLANRLKLVIPSLISDSQQAFVPDRLMSDGFLIAHEIMHYLNKAKKGTNCYSVLKLDMHKAFDRVSWHFLMSVFERFGFHTTWGNLIWEYDAFICCKATPSSFEVLRDIFRSFEASSQMINLDKSFIKLSPNSPDDFKSHMTSILRMKDSSTFGTYLGVPVDLPKQKTTIFHGLIDKLTTRISSWSSLHLSQSSKLVIINSILLGSMAHILAAVPLPLAISRKLDSLIAAFWWSKDTSRRSIHWLSQQHLHALRDNGGLGIKSVMILGQVTLMKNFWRLHYKPNGLLAKYLTPKYRKDLPIPGLKSKVTQPSYVWKGVCRVVASCALALVWKVGNGASFDLLSSPWVQGQAPVWRRPHPPLVPTISELVLDNGSWNPRITFNLFAQFTAKDILAMEPPVLDSDDFLYWKYTEDGSYNVRSGNSFKSCYTASFSDSISGLTECFYVRATSAFTAYSQALLQFMMRPRSDPSASITFWQIPKEISSTARQIPFQRKDEFETRDLAVGIESHASANE, encoded by the exons ATGACTACAGTAGCTTCATCATCCTCTCGAACTTCTCATTTGGGCTTGCCATACTTTTGCGGGGTCGACTCAGTAGGACGTAGTGGCGGCCTCCCTTTGCGGTGGGATGACTCGGTTGTACTAACTACCCTTTGCTTAGATTCTCACTACATCTTATGTAAACTAGCCTTCACTAGGCCACCTTGTAAAAATTATGTAATGTTTGTTATATTTATATATGGAGAAGGAAGGTTTGAGTATCAACAGTCTATGTGGAATCGTATTACATCTTTGATCTCGGGCATCACTCCTTTGCTGTTGATTGGGGATTTTAATCAGGTTGAATTGTTTTCTGACAAGCTTCAGGGTACCAGTTCCATTCGTGGACAACGTGATTTCACCACGTGCAAAATTGCCAATGGCCTTGCGGATCTCCCTTTCTTTGGTCCCCGATTTACTTGGATGAACAGTCAACTTAATACCAACATTATTATGGAACGGCTCGATCGCGCCTATGCCAATCAGGACTTGTTTCATCTCTTTCCTAGTGCCTCTGTTACTCATCTTCCAATTCTTGTTTCCGATCATGCACCCATTATCCTTACGTTGTTTCCAGTTTCAACACTACGCAGACGACCATACCGTATCGATAACTGGTGTTTATCTTTCCCTGAGGTTCAAAAGCTTGTTACCACAGCTTGGGATACCCCTTTCTATGGTTCCTCGATATTTGTGCTGTCGG AGGTTGATTTAGATTTGACTGCCTCGCAAATTGTGGATGACCAATCAGCTACAACTTTCCTACAGCTTCGTTCCTCTCGCTTGCAACTTTTGCGCACCCAAAGACAATACTGGGTCCAACGTTCCAAGCTCACCTCTGAGGTTTTGGATGGTTTTCCTACCCATTTTCTTTACAACAGGGTGAAACAACGCGCGACAAAGCACCATATTCTTGCTCTTTGCTCTGCTAATGGCAATTGGTTACACTCGTCTGATTCTATTACTTCTGAAATTCTCACTTACTTCAAGAATTTACTACGCCGTGACACTACTCAAGATTCTGCTGCTCCTCTTGGATTTATCCATCCTTTGCTTTCAGGTTTAAACCTGCCCAAACTTGGACCTGTCGAGTGCTCGATGTTACAAGCTCCTTTCTCAGAACAAGATATTCTCCATGCACTCCCGGGTATGGATGGATCGAAATCTCCTGGCCCAGACGGTATTACTCCGATATTTTTCCATATTTTTTTGCCACAAATTGGCCATCTGGTTACTTTGGCTATTTTACGGTTTCTGAACTCCGGCGTAATGTTAAAGGAGTGGAACAACACACTTATAGTTCTTATACCCAAGGTTGATAAACCAGAATTAATTTCGCAGTACCGCCCTATTAGCCTTTGTAATGTTGTATACTGTTTGGCTTCCAAGTGCCTCGCTAACCGTCTGAAATTGGTGATTCCTTCGCTTATCTCTGATTCCCAACAAGCTTTTGTTCCTGACCGACTTATGTCTGATGGTTTCCTTATTGCTCATGAGATTATGCATTATCTCAACAAGGCTAAGAAAGGAACGAATTGTTATTCTGTGCTTAAACTCGATATGCATAAGGCCTTTGATCGTGTTTCTTGGCATTTCCTCATGTCAGTTTTTGAACGTTTCGGGTTTCATACAACTTGGGGCAATCTTATTTGGGAAT ATGATGCTTTCATTTGCTGCAAGGCAACTCCTTCATCTTTTGAGGTTCTCCGGGATATTTTTCGAAGTTTTGAGGCTTCTAGTCAGATGATTAATCTTGATAAGTCCTTCATAAAATTAAGCCCCAATTCGCCAGATGATTTCAAGTCCCATATGACTTCGATTCTTCGAATGAAGGACTCTTCTACCTTTGGTACCTATTTAGGTGTTCCGGTGGATCTCCCTAAACAGAAGACGACTATTTTTCACGGGCTTATTGATAAGCTAACAACCCGTATTTCTTCTTGGTCCTCTCTGCATTTGTCTCAGTCTAGCAAATTGGTAATTATCAATTCTATTCTGCTTGGTTCGATGGCTCATATTCTTGCTGCTGTCCCTCTGCCTCTTGCTATTTCTCGCAAGCTTGATTCCTTAATTGCTGCTTTCTGGTGGAGCAAAGATACATCACGACGCTCCATTCATTGGCTGTCTCAACAGCACTTGCACGCTCTAAGAGACAACGGTGGGCTGGGTATTAAATCGGTGATGATTCTCGGGCAAGTTACTCTCATGAAAAATTTTTGGCGCCTTCATTATAAACCAAATGGACTACTTGCGAAGTATCTTACCCCAAAGTATCGAAAGGATCTTCCTATTCCTGGGCTGAAGTCCAAAGTTACTCAACCTTCTTATGTTTGGAAAGGTGTTTGTCGTGTTGTTGCTTCCTGCGCGCTTGCTTTGGTATGGAAAGTTGGTAATGGCGCTTCCTTTGACCTTTTATCTAGTCCTTGGGTGCAGGGTCAAGCACCGGTTTGGAGGCGGCCTCACCCTCCTTTAGTTCCAACTATCTCTGAGTTGGTACTTGATAATGGTTCCTGGAATCCGCGGATAACTTTTAATCTTTTTGCGCAATTCACAGCTAAAGATATTTTAGCTATGGAACCACCTGTTCTTGATTCGGATGACTTCCTTTACTGGAAATATACTGAAGATGGAAGTTATAATGTCCGGTCTGG GAACTCTTTCAAGAGCTGTTACACAGCTTCTTTCTCAGATTCCATCTCGGGACTCACTGAATGTTTCTACGTCCGTGCAACATCTGCTTTCACCGCTTATTCTCAGGCTTTACTCCAGTTTATGATGCGTCCACGCTCGGACCCCTCTGCATCAATCACATTCTGG CAAATTCCCAAGGAAATCTCATCAACCGCACGACAGATACCGTTCCAAAGGAAAGATGAGTTTGAGACACGAGACTTGGCAGTAGGTATAG AGTCTCACGCTTCAGCCAATGAATAG